Proteins co-encoded in one Streptomyces sp. JH34 genomic window:
- a CDS encoding DUF5709 domain-containing protein, with protein MPDEGRGDDVYQPDGSDTDNPPTDDLDPENVIDEPDLDETLDTGYSPPEKPLGVTKYGTTGEEQREGESLDRRLAQEVPEDDPLLADEPHEGPEDNGPEEDDAGTERAGRLTTTDEAPGARSNNRTLGRDVGIDGGAATAEEAALHIQEDDEA; from the coding sequence ATGCCGGACGAAGGACGCGGAGACGACGTCTACCAGCCCGACGGATCGGACACCGACAACCCGCCCACGGACGACCTCGACCCCGAGAACGTCATCGACGAACCCGACCTCGACGAGACGCTCGACACCGGCTACTCCCCACCGGAGAAGCCCCTCGGCGTCACCAAGTACGGGACCACGGGCGAGGAACAGCGCGAAGGCGAGTCCCTCGACCGCCGCCTGGCGCAGGAGGTGCCCGAGGACGACCCGCTGCTCGCCGACGAACCCCACGAAGGCCCCGAGGACAACGGCCCCGAGGAGGACGACGCCGGTACCGAACGCGCCGGACGCCTCACCACCACGGACGAGGCACCCGGGGCCCGGTCCAACAACAGGACCCTGGGACGCGACGTCGGCATCGACGGGGGCGCGGCGACCGCCGAGGAGGCCGCACTCCACATCCAGGAGGACGACGAAGCCTGA